A section of the Streptomyces sp. V3I8 genome encodes:
- a CDS encoding LuxR family transcriptional regulator — MRSHAPSLVGRDSHIVLLERALTEARQGRGGVVFLVGEAGVGKSRLAAEAVGRALGAGMRVLRGRSSTTGPAVPFRPLTEALMSLFRGGEPTDDLVLGPYRPVLGRLIPDWDTGERESSSMVILGEAVLRLLIAAGRGQGQLLLLEDLHDADPETLGVLEYLVDNLEYSPVLLLATVRTDFSEALDLAQSARRRGVAALVDLPPLTRPQVHDMIAAQLGTDGSGEVPGPVLQRLWEDSAGSPYLIEELLQSMIGAGTLVQGPDGWRAVGDLRSDVSSTLARGILRRIDRLGAQGLTLLSAAAVLGRRFPLTVLQRMTGVDDRALLSHLHAGVAARLVIPDEPAPDWYSFRHSLTVEALFTQMTPTRRADLARRGAEAVEELHPGLDGDWCALAAGLRCEAGDHVEAGLLFGDAGGRALAKGALGSAVTLLSRAESLLVDAGDPQARGAVLENLLPALAEAGDFARAFDLAEDLHVLSGSGLSPERLATLHTRLAKVAHTAGRWNDGNRQIVRAREVLASAPDEATAAAVDVTAAYLALDTPGPDRTQHAEKLARSAADTAERYGLPVVACQASELLATVARERDPQESQAMLEQALATAERHRLPLQRMYAATRMGGNAWLAEGDTSGLLAAREEALRLGSVNIVHTVDGILVLDAVLRGDYGTARSAAAECLAVVRRLRLAPAVRYVLMAQSVLEAHLGDRTAMEAALAAFTEWDGAGSQEEPLGLGLARVFCALLEEDRELARAELRAVLALEADNPSTYHLSGTHGLVLLLDVLAGEADRARHDEITATAVARMRWNRQFVLLADAVLLGREGAGARAAATVESALATAEPYPLAQHLGLRLIADAAHQDGWGDPVGWLRRAEHHFHERDTAAVAGACRAALRRLGAPVHQHRTGTNGIPDQLRAQGVTVREFDVFRLLADRLGNKDIADRLFISPRTAEKHIASLIAKTGATNRADLCARSAALRAS, encoded by the coding sequence ATGCGTTCCCATGCGCCATCCCTGGTCGGGCGGGACTCTCACATCGTCCTGCTCGAACGTGCCTTGACCGAAGCAAGGCAGGGACGCGGCGGTGTCGTCTTCCTGGTCGGCGAAGCCGGCGTCGGCAAGTCGCGGCTCGCGGCGGAGGCCGTGGGCCGGGCGCTGGGCGCCGGCATGCGCGTACTGCGCGGACGCAGCAGCACCACCGGTCCGGCCGTGCCGTTCCGTCCCCTCACCGAGGCGCTGATGTCGCTGTTCCGCGGCGGCGAACCCACGGACGACCTCGTGCTCGGCCCCTACCGCCCCGTCCTCGGACGGCTGATCCCCGACTGGGACACCGGGGAACGTGAGAGCAGCTCCATGGTCATCCTCGGCGAGGCGGTGCTGCGTCTGCTCATCGCCGCCGGACGCGGGCAGGGCCAGTTGCTCCTGCTGGAGGACCTGCACGACGCCGACCCGGAGACGCTGGGGGTCCTGGAGTACCTGGTGGACAACCTGGAGTACTCACCCGTACTCCTGCTGGCCACCGTGCGCACGGATTTCAGCGAGGCGCTGGACCTCGCGCAGTCCGCCCGGCGCCGCGGCGTCGCGGCTCTGGTCGACCTGCCTCCGCTGACCCGGCCCCAGGTGCACGACATGATCGCGGCCCAGCTCGGCACCGACGGTTCGGGCGAGGTGCCCGGGCCGGTCCTGCAGCGGCTGTGGGAGGACAGCGCCGGCAGCCCGTACCTGATCGAGGAACTGCTGCAGTCCATGATCGGGGCCGGGACCCTGGTGCAGGGGCCGGACGGCTGGCGAGCGGTCGGAGATCTGCGAAGTGACGTTTCCTCCACGCTGGCCCGAGGCATCCTGCGCCGCATCGACCGGCTGGGCGCGCAGGGCCTGACCCTGCTGTCGGCCGCCGCCGTCCTCGGCCGGCGCTTCCCGCTCACCGTGCTGCAGCGGATGACCGGCGTCGACGACCGGGCCCTGCTCAGCCATCTGCACGCGGGCGTGGCCGCGCGGCTGGTCATCCCCGACGAACCGGCTCCGGACTGGTACTCCTTCCGGCACTCCCTCACCGTGGAGGCACTGTTCACGCAGATGACACCGACCCGGCGAGCGGATCTGGCCCGGCGGGGCGCGGAAGCGGTCGAGGAGCTGCACCCCGGCCTCGACGGCGACTGGTGCGCCCTCGCGGCCGGGCTGCGGTGCGAGGCCGGGGACCACGTCGAGGCCGGGCTGCTGTTCGGGGACGCCGGCGGCCGGGCCCTCGCGAAGGGCGCGCTCGGCTCCGCGGTGACACTGCTCAGCCGCGCGGAGAGCCTGCTGGTCGACGCCGGCGACCCGCAGGCGCGGGGCGCGGTGCTGGAGAACCTGCTGCCGGCCCTCGCGGAGGCCGGCGACTTCGCCCGCGCCTTCGATCTGGCCGAGGACCTGCATGTGCTGAGCGGCTCCGGACTGAGCCCCGAGCGGCTGGCCACCCTGCACACCCGGCTGGCCAAGGTGGCCCACACGGCGGGGCGGTGGAACGACGGCAACCGCCAGATCGTCCGCGCCCGCGAGGTGCTGGCGAGCGCGCCGGACGAGGCGACGGCCGCGGCCGTCGACGTCACCGCCGCCTACCTGGCCCTCGACACCCCGGGGCCCGACCGCACCCAGCACGCGGAGAAACTGGCCCGTTCGGCCGCCGACACCGCCGAGCGGTACGGACTGCCTGTCGTCGCCTGCCAGGCCAGCGAGCTGCTCGCCACCGTGGCCCGCGAGCGTGACCCCCAGGAGTCGCAGGCGATGCTCGAACAGGCCCTGGCCACGGCGGAACGCCACCGCCTGCCCCTGCAGCGCATGTACGCGGCCACCCGTATGGGCGGCAACGCCTGGCTCGCCGAGGGCGACACCTCGGGCCTGCTGGCGGCGCGCGAGGAGGCGCTGCGGCTCGGCTCGGTGAACATCGTGCACACCGTGGACGGCATCCTCGTGCTGGACGCGGTGCTGCGCGGCGACTACGGGACCGCCCGCTCGGCCGCCGCCGAATGCCTGGCCGTGGTACGCCGTCTGCGCCTGGCGCCCGCCGTGCGGTACGTCCTCATGGCGCAGTCCGTCCTGGAGGCACACCTCGGGGACCGTACGGCGATGGAGGCGGCGCTCGCCGCGTTCACCGAGTGGGACGGTGCCGGCTCGCAGGAGGAACCGCTGGGCCTCGGACTGGCCCGCGTCTTCTGCGCGCTGCTGGAGGAGGACCGCGAGCTGGCCCGTGCCGAGCTGCGGGCGGTGCTGGCGCTCGAGGCGGACAACCCCTCCACCTACCATCTCAGCGGCACCCATGGCCTCGTCCTGCTGCTGGACGTGCTCGCCGGGGAGGCGGACCGGGCCCGGCACGACGAGATCACCGCCACCGCCGTCGCCCGGATGCGCTGGAACCGGCAGTTCGTGCTGCTCGCCGACGCCGTCCTGCTGGGCCGGGAGGGCGCGGGCGCGCGGGCGGCGGCGACGGTCGAGTCGGCGCTGGCGACGGCGGAACCGTACCCGCTGGCCCAGCACCTCGGTCTGCGGCTGATCGCCGACGCGGCACATCAGGACGGCTGGGGCGATCCGGTGGGCTGGCTGCGGCGGGCCGAACACCACTTCCACGAGCGGGACACGGCGGCCGTGGCCGGCGCCTGCCGGGCCGCGCTGCGCCGGCTCGGCGCTCCCGTGCACCAGCACCGCACCGGCACCAACGGCATTCCCGACCAGTTGCGCGCGCAGGGTGTGACCGTGCGGGAGTTCGACGTGTTCCGGCTGCTCGCGGACCGGCTCGGCAACAAGGACATCGCCGACCGGCTGTTCATCTCCCCCCGCACCGCGGAGAAGCACATCGCGAGTCTGATCGCCAAGACGGGGGCCACCAACCGGGCGGACCTGTGCGCCCGGTCGGCGGCCCTGCGGGCTTCCTGA